In Trifolium pratense cultivar HEN17-A07 linkage group LG7, ARS_RC_1.1, whole genome shotgun sequence, a genomic segment contains:
- the LOC123897609 gene encoding uncharacterized protein LOC123897609, with the protein MGNCQAIDAAALVIQHPSGKIERLYWSVSASYVMRANPGHYVSLIMPLPQEQEGHNSNNNEVNKAVLFTRVKLLKPEDTLTLGHAYRLITTQEVERVLRVKKRRTHGKTVEGVEMVELEKENSACENEGMLDTGKMYQAMRADRRRLKVGSTNPAALRLKSWRPSLQSISEFSN; encoded by the exons ATGGGAAATTGTCAAGCTATAGATGCTGCAGCACTAGTGATTCAGCATCCAAGTGGGAAGATAGAGAGATTGTATTGGTCAGTAAGTGCAAGTTATGTCATGAGGGCAAATCCTGGTCATTATGTGTCATTGATCATGCCATTGCCTCAAGAACAAGAAGGgcataatagtaataataatgaggTGAATAAGGCTGTGCTTTTCACTCGTGTTAAGTTGCTTAAGCCTGAAGACACTCTCACTTTAGGCCATGCTTATAGGCTCATCACAACTCAAG aGGTTGAGAGGGTATTGAGAGTAAAGAAGAGGAGGACACATGGAAAAACAGTGGAAGGTGTGGAAATGGTGGAGCTGGAAAAGGAAAATTCAGCTTGTGAGAATGAAGGGATGTTGGACACAGGAAAGATGTATCAG GCAATGAGAGCCGATAGACGGAGGCTAAAGGTAGGATCAACAAATCCTGCTGCACTGAGACTAAAATCGTGGCGCCCTTCGTTACAAAGCATCTCAGAGTTTTCCAATTGA
- the LOC123897608 gene encoding protein PLASTID REDOX INSENSITIVE 2, chloroplastic-like, translating into MLLFTSSFLCIPSSSSSSSSSSIPTVTLSPTNSLSSNVLNLRIPCFILRHYFQCPHSSASSSLFTKPISRTTLTCVLGHSLTNQHVYPDPSPEFAEFETHKFKVELFQKLSDDVDEFGNELDAVIHVCAQIFSEFLHKEYGGPGTLLVTPFTDMLVALKKKKLPGAPLAARASLLWAQNHVDEDWEVWNSK; encoded by the exons ATGTTGCTCTTCACTTCCTCTTTCTTATGTataccttcttcttcttcttcttcttcttcttcttctatcccAACGGTTACTCTTTCTCCTACAAACTCATTATCTTCTAATGTTCTTAACCTACGCATACCCTGCTTTATCCTGCGCCACTATTTCCAATGCCCGCATTCTTCTGCTTCTTCTTCGCTCTTTACGAAACCCATTTCCAGAACCACTCTCACGTGCGTTCTCGGACATTCACTCACCAACCAGCACGTGTACCCTGACCCAAGTCCCGAATTTGCAGAATTTGAGACGCACAAGTTCAAAGTTGAGCTCTTTCAGAAGCTTTCTGACGATGTAGATGAGTTTGGTAATGAACTTGATGCGGTTATTCACGTTTGTGCTCAG ATATTTAGCGAGTTTTTACACAAGGAGTATGGAGGTCCGGGTACATTGTTGGTGACGCCGTTCACGGATATGTTGGTTGctttaaagaagaagaaattaccTGGAGCACCTTTGGCTGCCAGAGCATCACTATTATGGGCACAAAATCATGTAGATGAAGATTGGGAAGTTTGGAACTCAAAATGA